The sequence aggaggacgtggtgctGCCGGGGTACCGGTTCCACCCCACCGACGAGGAGCTCGTCACCTTCTACCTCCGGCGCAAGGTGGCCAGGAAGCCGCTCCGCATCGAGGTCATCCGGGAGATGGACATCTACAAGCACGACCCATGGGATCTCCCCAGTAAGTTCCTTCTCTCCATGTCCATGCATCATCGTGCGCCATGACTTGAACAAATACAGTTTTTTTTCTGGAGCAAGATTTTTTTTTTATCTGACAGAGTGTGGCAAATTTTGCAGAGGCGAGCACGGTCGGTGGGGAGAAAGAGTGGTACTTCTTCTGCCTGAGGGGCAGGAAGTACCGTAACAGCATCCGGCCAAACCGGGTCACCGGCTCCGGCTTCTGGAAGGCCACGGGCATCGACCGGCCGATCTACTCCGCCGGCACCGGCGGCGCCGGTTCTGGCGTGTCCATCGGGCTGAAGAAGTCGCTCGTCTACTATCGCGGCAGCGCCGGAAAGGGCACCAAGACCGACTGGATGATGCACGAATTCCGCCTCCCGCCGGCCGCCGCGGCGGCCACCAACTCCTCCCCGAGCATGCAGGAAGCCGTAAGTGGTCCACGCGTGCATTCCATTTCCACACAAAGTCACGGTGCGGCTACCCTACCGGCGACCGGTCCGGGGCACGTGTGGTGCGGTGTGAGTGTAACATTGACCTCTGACGTGTGACCTGAAAATGCAGGAGGTGTGGaccatctgcaggatcttcaggaGGACCATCACCTACCGGAAGCAGCAGCAGCCGTggaggccggcgccggcgccgtccgCCGCCGACTCGAACTCTAACACGGGGAGCTTCGAGTCGTCGGAAGCCGGCGACGAGTACATGAACTGCCTGCAGGCACCCTCCGCTCCATGCATcccccagcagcagcagcaccagcagcagtACGTCAGTCAGGTGGGCACGGTGGACAGCGTCAACTTCTTCTACGAGGACACCGTGCACAACCAGCAGTTCCAGGGGCAATGGAGCACCGCACCCGCCCCGCCGGTGCCGGAGCAGAAACTACAGAGCCCGTTGTCGACGGCCGTCTCCTTCCACCAGAATGACCACAGCCACGCCGTCGCCGCGAGCGATTTCTACAAGGTCGAGGGGTACTTGGAGGAGATCGCGAGGATGATGGAGGTCACCGATCCGGCAGGGTTTTACGACTACGACTACAGATCATACGGTTGATCGGCCGAGCTTCGCACGTCTTCAGAGTTGTTCAGGGTAGACAAACCGAATTCGCCGACACGCTAGAAGTGAGGAACTGACATGCAGGGCCCGCACCACAGAGAGCTGAGGCCTAGTCAGCAGAGCTTCACCGGCAGAGCTTTCTCTCTTTTGATTTCTCTTCGATCTgatctactccctccgatccataataagtgtcgcagttCTGAACTAAGATTAgttcaaccttagttcaaaactgcgacacttattttggatcgtaGGGAGTAGTGTATAAACCATGTGTGTTTGTGATACATAGTATGACTTGTGTGTGtaacatagtaagagtgacatataAATATTTGCCCCAGGCATCTTTTAATTCAATCAgtcatgtgtgatcattcttgtacCTTGTTCTGGTCACTCAGATATGCACAAGTAACTTAATGTTGCTGgttgaacagtaaaatcgaaacaAATGAACAACAGGGTAGAAAATACGTTTTTTTATTATGTGCATGTTCCTCCTGTTAGTGTTTGATGTGTTCATGAAAATTTTCATGCAAAAATTAACAATTATGCTTCCTTGGTAAAAAAAGATTGGCGCTCAGCTTTTTTTAGCACAGGCCTGAATATTTGTGTTTTTTCCATAAACTTTTGAATCAAAAAATGGGCAAGAAC comes from Triticum aestivum cultivar Chinese Spring chromosome 5B, IWGSC CS RefSeq v2.1, whole genome shotgun sequence and encodes:
- the LOC123117066 gene encoding transcription factor JUNGBRUNNEN 1 produces the protein MVAKAEMSAMEMEKAMSDGEVVLGGAGDEEEDVVLPGYRFHPTDEELVTFYLRRKVARKPLRIEVIREMDIYKHDPWDLPKASTVGGEKEWYFFCLRGRKYRNSIRPNRVTGSGFWKATGIDRPIYSAGTGGAGSGVSIGLKKSLVYYRGSAGKGTKTDWMMHEFRLPPAAAAATNSSPSMQEAEVWTICRIFRRTITYRKQQQPWRPAPAPSAADSNSNTGSFESSEAGDEYMNCLQAPSAPCIPQQQQHQQQYVSQVGTVDSVNFFYEDTVHNQQFQGQWSTAPAPPVPEQKLQSPLSTAVSFHQNDHSHAVAASDFYKVEGYLEEIARMMEVTDPAGFYDYDYRSYG